The Actinomycetota bacterium genome includes a window with the following:
- a CDS encoding epoxyqueuosine reductase QueH, whose protein sequence is MEPLDIWSDSFEVEVFFFNPNIHPTAEHELRREALQKYADAHSILIHDPGYRPLQWIEAVGSDETNRCKECYMLRLAGAAKFARDNVFDVFATTLAVSPYQNQGDIAAAGEMASKRFGIPFVYSDMTDRHRSAVERSRAMGMYRQNYCGCAQSMPKPKLKSRKSVG, encoded by the coding sequence TTGGAACCTCTGGATATTTGGTCCGACTCATTCGAGGTCGAGGTTTTCTTCTTCAACCCCAACATCCATCCCACAGCCGAGCATGAACTCCGGCGCGAGGCGCTGCAAAAGTACGCCGATGCACACTCGATTCTGATTCACGACCCTGGTTACAGGCCACTGCAGTGGATCGAGGCCGTCGGCTCGGATGAAACCAATCGCTGCAAGGAATGCTACATGCTGCGCCTCGCCGGTGCAGCGAAGTTCGCCCGAGACAATGTGTTCGACGTATTCGCGACGACGCTTGCAGTGAGTCCCTACCAGAATCAGGGGGATATCGCAGCGGCAGGAGAGATGGCTTCGAAGCGCTTCGGCATACCTTTCGTTTATAGCGACATGACTGACAGGCATCGCTCAGCGGTCGAAAGATCTCGTGCGATGGGGATGTATCGGCAGAACTACTGTGGCTGCGCGCAGTCGATGCCGAAGCCGAAGTTGAAGTCGCGAAAGAGCGTCGGGTAA